A region of the Ranitomeya variabilis isolate aRanVar5 chromosome 5, aRanVar5.hap1, whole genome shotgun sequence genome:
GACTGGGGGTAGTACATGGGATGGTAACATCCAGGGTGCAGCCCCCTCTAGcgatgctgactgtatgaccacagcCTGcaccatcaccagatattcatcccTAATGACAAGGTATCAGCCCTGAACACTCACTTGCCAGATAAAGAGGTATTGATGAGGGACCACTTCCCGATTGCAGAGACCCCCACCAACCCCAAGACTCAGCACGTCTGTGTAGTGCAGTGATCGATCACACAGACCGCTGCTCCAGTCACTCATGGGAGGGCAGAAGAGCAGCCGAGGATAGGGGAGAACGCCCAAACAAGAGAATACCTCTTCGCAGGGAAGGTTGGCTGTGAACACTTTGGACGGGAGCTCAGCATCTTCCCCCTTCTGTAAACACGTGGACAGACCCCCAGCTCGTCCGTGCCTGATCTCCTGGCATCGGGCTGTACAGTGCACTTTATGGCAGCTGCAAAGAGTAGTTTGTGGGGACGAGGCAAGAAATCCCACCCCGACAGGCAACAGACCCCCACTCACAAAACGTTATATTAGTTGGGATGGGATGAAAGGAGCTTCAGTAATAAAAATACAATGGTTAAAAATACACAATTTAtttacaagaaaaagaaaaaacaaaaacaaatattaGTGAGGATGAGACCCTAAAACCCCGAGTGTATAAATAGACCCCCCATAACAAGACCTTTATACAACACAGCATATTTACACACCGCCCAGgaagtactacaactcccagcatggcctTCCAACCAGAAGCAGTCCTGACGAGCTCTTGCTATAAGCGTCTGTCCAGCTCCTGACGTGTAGTGACAGGATAGAAGATGGTGAGGAGTAAGTCACAGACACGACTAAAGGTAATTGTCCACTACTCCGACAGCCCCATAGGTGAAGTCTCCAGTGCAAGACAGAAGGTGTCCGCACCCCCCTTCCCCAGGCCTTGCCACATGAGccctgcagacaatcagtggcGGTGTGGAAGGCTGTTTGTTACACAGGGGGGGGGGCTGTAAAAGTTAAGGGGTTGTCCAAGGAGTAGACCGCCTCTTCAAGAGGAGCCTGTCATTATGGCTCTAAACTGCGACCACGGACTTCTCGGCCCTGTGTCGTCATTTCTCCCCGGCAGGGGTGAAACAAGGACACAAAGCTCAGAGGGCTGAAGACGTGAGTTTCCAGGTGCACTCGTACAGTCGCTCGGAGGTGTGTGGGCTCACAGTAGAGCCCAGGCCCGGGATTACTTTGTCTGGCTGTAGGCGGGAGGCAAGATCCGGCGAGAGTTGGCCTTCACCCATGGGTGCTCCATGACGCCCTTGAGCGAGAGGCGCTGCGCTGGAACGTACCGCAACAGTTTGGTGATGAGATCTTTGGATCCTTCTGATAGGAAAGTCGGAAACTTAAGGTCGATCTAAGGGACCAGAAACAGAAAGTTGTGATCTCCATCTTCCATACGGAGGACTAAAAACACATGTAGAAATGAGGTCCAGATACCTTCACTATCCTGCGATGGGTCTCTGAGTGGGAGGGGCTCTCGAATGGGGGCACACCCACGAGGAACTCATAGCAGAGGACCCCCGCACACCACAGGTCCACCTTCTCATCATGGGTCCTCCCCTCAATCATCTCCGGGGGTAGATAGTCCAGAGTCCCGCACATTGTCCGACGCCTGGTGGCCATAAACCATATTATCAGTACCGGGACCCGCGAGCGGCCCACCCATCATCAGTACCCATCGGCCGACATACCTGAGTGAGGGGGCATGGACAGACCAGCCAAAGTCCGCGATCTTCAGCTCCCCCTTGTATCCCATCAGCAGGTTCTCAGGCTTGATGTCCCTGTGAATAACCTTCCTCTCGTGACAATAATGGAGGGCGTCCGCCAGCTCCTCAATGAACTGCAAAGAACCAGAAGCCTTCATTTCTACATCAGGGACCCACAAAGACCTTAACGACGACCAATAGGATGGATATTAAGGGGGTTGTCCAGATCAATGGGGGTCCGACGCCTCCACCACATTGCTGCAGCTATAGAGGCTGAACAATGCAGCTCAGCTCGTACTGAAGTGAACGGGATCAGAGCTGCAGTACCCATGAACGGCCACTAGACCGCATGTTACACACACTATGAGAGCAGCTGATGGAAACACCCCTGATCTGATACACACCACCGTTATTTTGGATAGATCATCAATGGACAACCCCTGATGGCGTCAGGCTTCCAACATGGAGGAGAACTCACCGTGGCACTTCTCTGTTCATCAAAGCGGCCATATTTCTGCAGCTCCTTGTACAGCTCCCCTCGGGGGGCGTACTCCAGCATCAGGTAGATGCGCTTCTTGTCGTGGAAGTAGTTGTACATGCGCAGGATGTTCGGGTGTCTGCGGAAGGAATCGGCAGAGGGAGATCAGACATGGCGATAACTCCTGCCCCAAACTCGGGGTCAGACGGTGTCACTCCCATCATGTAATATGGCTGCAGGCGAGAGTTACAGCAGCTCCCCGGGGTGGGCGCGTGATACACCGGGGCGACGTACCGGAGGTGGGACTGGATCTCGATCTCCCTCCGCAGCTGATGCTCCACGCTTTCCTTCTCCAGCTGCGACTTGAACAGGACTTTCAGGGCCATGATGAACTTGTTCTGCTTGTCCCGGGCCAGGTACACGTTGCCAAATTTCCCTTTGCCCAGAGGTCGTCCGATGTCAAAGTCCTCGATGGTGAATTTCCTCTTGGGGCTGTTCAGACAAGAAACACATTGTGTGAGCTGTGGAGCAAGAGAAAGACGCGCCCTGATCTGCCGGGCTCCACCTCTGGGATTGTCCTGGCTCTTTCCTCCAAGACCCGGAATGTTATTTTGTGGCCACACACAGAACCTGAGAGACCAGCGGCATTTTACTTTGgggtttttctttatttttgcttCTTCCTTTACAAAAATGGTAATTTTATATTCTTAAACCCCGCAATGCTCCAAGAGTGATCCCTACATCATGGAGGGTGGTTTGCCGTGCACAGCGCTCCGGGCAGATAACAGCAGCGATGGACGTTCGCACCAAGCTCTGCAGTCACCACCAACCACGCGCTATTTGTGTCCATGACATATATATTTTATAGAATGAAAAAAAGTAAGCGACTATAAAAGTcgcagccagctcaccaaccagacaaTTCACCACGAAGCACGGAGACCCGTCCTGATCACAACGTCCAGCAGTAGTACTTGAAACAaatgtagatactccagctccagcgGAATAGGTAAAATAGTATAAGCTTTATTTGTCCATAATGgtagtaaaaacagaaaaaaatattcctTACATAGGTGAATCAAAACAGGGAATTGTGCATAtacagctacgcgtttcgacctgtagTGGTCTTACTCATGCCTATATCACTCTAGGAATGAGCGAGATATATATCCTTGAtcggccccaaaaaaaaaaaaaagaggcccgcCCCCATGTCACATGACAGATTTGTAAGGTCCTAGAGCTACATATAAAGAGACatttaaaatattagaaaaaacatgttaaaacattaacaataatgatacataatttcatttttcttGTTCATGCCTGCAGGATAGCGAGTATTTAGGTTATAGATCCAAAACGCCTCTCGTGAGTAGGCGTCTCCTTGAATCTCCTCCTCTGTGCGACATGTATACTTTCTCAATACCATGTACCTTTAGATTAGTAATATCCCCGTTGTGTTGTATGTTAAAATGTTTTGATACCATGGAAATGTTTTTATTTCTCATGTTGAGATTAGTGGCATCTCTAATGTGTTCAGTTAGACgggtttttaatttaatttaatagttTTCAAAACTCAAATAACACTAAAGAGTATAAAATAAATAGTTTTATAAACTGCCACACAAAAAACGTAATATATAAAGTGGATTGTATGGAATGCCGCATCTCATATATAGGATGTACGTCACGAAAATTAAAAACCCGTCTAACTGAACACATTAGAGATGCCACTAATCTCAACATGAGAAATAAAAACATTTCCATGGTATCAAAACATTTTAACATACAACACAACGGGGATATTACTAATCTAAAGGTACATGGTATTGAGAAAGTATATATGTCGCACAGAGGAGGAGATTCAAGGAGACGCCTACTCACGAGAGGCGTTTTGGATCTATAACCTAAATACTCGCTATCCTGCAGGCATGAACaagaaaaatgaaattatgtatcattattgttaatgttttaacatgttttttctaatattttaaatGTCTCTTTATATGTAGCTCTAGGACCTTACAAATCTGTCATGTGACATGGGGgcgggcctcttttttttttttttttttttgggccgatcAAGGATATATATCTCGCTCATTCCTAGAGTGATATAGGCATGAGTAAGACCActacaggtcgaaacgcgtagccgtaTATGCACAATTCCCTGTTTTGATTCACCTATGTAAggaatattttttctgtttttactaTCATTATGGACAAATAAAGCTTATACTATTTTACCTATTCcgctggagctggagtatctacatttgtttcaaatatatattttataccaTTTTATTCAGTGAGCACGCTCATCCCTCCCGTCACGCACGCTCAGCCCTCCCCCAGTCACGCACGCTCAGCCCTCCCCCCAGTCACGCACGCTCACCCCTCCCTCCAGTCACACACGCACGCTCACCCCTCCCTCCAGTCACACACGCACGCTCACCCCTCCCTCCAGTCACACACGCACGCTCACCCCTCCCTCCAGTCACACACGCACGCTCACCCCTCCCTCCAGTCACACACGCACGCTCACCCCTCCCTCCAGTCACACACGCACGCTCAGCCCTCCCATCATGCTCAATTCTCCTGGATGAGGGGAgcttggtttaaagggaacctgtcacccccaaaatcgagggtgagccaagcccaccgccatcagggtcttctctacagcattctggaatgctgtagataagcccccaatgtatcctaaaagataattaaaaaaggttagattatagtcacccaggggcggtccgatccgatggtgtcgcggtccggggcctcctatcttcttacaatgacgtcctcttctggtcttcacactgcggttccggcgcaggcgtactttatcctgttgagggcagagcaaagtactgcagtgcgcaggtgctgggcctctctgacctttcccggagcctgcgcactgcagtactttgctctgccctcaacaggacaaagtacaccggagccgcagcgtgaagacaagaagaggacgtcatcgcaagaagatgggaggccccggaccggaccacccccccaggtgagtataatctaacctctttttctcatctttcacgatacatcagcggcttatctacaagattacagaatcctgtagataagcctctgatgccggtgagcttacctcaccatcgattttgggggtgacaggttccctttaagggaggcgGTCATGTGAAATTGGCTGACTGCAATTTTTAGGCACCCGGCAATGCAACATGGGAGAGAGCGAAACAATGGGCGGTAAACAGACGCCCCCTCCACCTCTGTTCCTAACCACTTAGATGCTGCAGGAACGATTGAGGCGCTAAACTGTAGCACTCAGCGCTAGTCCCGATCACAGCAGTGCTGGCAGAGGAACACCGCTAGTACCCGCACACGTCATTCTTGTGCATTAGACGGGCACTCAGAAGATGAAGTGACGGCTACCTCAGAGAGGGTGCAGCCAGAAGGGTCCCGCTGCCCCCGTGTCAGTGCCTCGCCCACTAATCTGCTCCACATAGCGGAGTATGGACGGCCAGGAGCACTCACCAGTCCATCGCCTTCTCCCCCTGGCTGTCAGTCGCTGTCACTCGGCCGGCCATCACTGCAGGAGAGAACAGCAGCCATTACTGACCCCGCACAGCTTGGTCGGACTTGTGTAGGCTGGATACATTGTTACGAAGCCTCAGCTGTGAGAAGAGCTGGCCCCGCATACCACACCTGAGATGGAGGAGCCGGGATCCTTCCGCAGGACACGGTGGGGCCCGGACGCAGTGGTCGGGGTGGCGAACTGTGGAAAGCAGGACACATGGGGTTAATAAGAAGGATGGGGGACAGGAGCTGGTGCAGGAACGCGCCCCCCGCCCCGGGACCCACCTTGGAGTAAGGGTTCAGGTTCTCCTTGTAAGACATCCTGTGAGGAGCACAAAGGGACAAAGGGCAGTCAGGAGCTTAGAGaagcagaactacaactcccagcatgcccagacagccacacacacctgaacggctctgtggggtgtcagtgCATGCTGGGAGGTGTAGTCTATAGCAGCGGCTGAACACCACTGCCATAAAGTAACGCTAAATGCTGCAATACGGGGAGCTATGCGCACAATACACAGCAGCCGCCACGTCCCGTCCTGAGCGCCCCCAGAAAGGCCGCCCCCGCCGGTTACCTGCTCGTCCACGCTCGCTCCTCTCCCTCCGCGCACCTCTGCTGCACTGAACGCTCCCTCGCTCAATTCAAACAAAAACCGCCACAACCGGTCACCTGACCCACGCTCCCGCCTCTGATTGGTCAAGAAGGGAGGACAGCTAAACTACCCGCGGATTGGTGGACAGCAGTTTAAAAGCCGCCGCTCATCTCATCATTGGCCGTGACGTCAACAATTCTGATTGGCCGGCGTGTTTTTTTTGGCAGAAACAAGGCGAGTATTGATTGGTTAATGCGCTCTCTTGCCTTGATTGGTCGATAGGGCTTGTGACGCTGCTGTTGTTATAGAGATGGGAGGATGGGGGGAAGGAGGCGCTGACCGCCATTTTGTTGCTGAATGAAATGGAGGTTATTAGTCCGGGGCGGGGGAGTGAGAGGACGTGTAGCGGCGGGGCTGAGGAAAGTAAACACGGCGCGCCGATGACTCAGGGCCGCAGAACAACCAGATAAATCAGCGGCGTAGTACGGGGAGCTGGTGAAATAAAACTACATGTCCCATCATGCCTTGCACAATTCAAGAGAATGCAACTTTATTGCTAAGTAAAACAACAAACCATTCAAAAGTTCATAACTTTATTACTGCTTTTTGTAAACAAATTGTGATCGTCTCAGAATGTCACGCACCCTGAGTTGTCGGTCAGGGCGGTGCGGAGCTCGGTGTAATCACACACTCAGCCTCCTCCATTCATCATGTCTGTTTCTCCCGGAGGAGGAACAGGTAAGGATTAACCTCACTGACGATAGTGAGTGACGGTCACCACCGGCGCCCACCCCGCGGCCTCACCCGGACCACCTGAGGGAGAGCGCTGCGGCACCGGCTCATTAATATGTGTATTATGCTAATGAGGCGCCCACGTGACGCCGGCGCTTATAATAGTAATAAGAATATTACTAATTCCTCGATTGTGACTAGCGATTGTGCTTCACCCAGGATGCACTGCGGCGCTCATTAGCATACAGGGCcatgattggctggctgtagaagACAAGCGATTGGACGGCTAGATTGCTCCTTCACATAATCACGCCTCTACAACGTCACCAGCACAACATGGTCGGCGCGAAAAGCAAAATGGCGTCGGACGTGGGTATTTCTCTTGCTTTGGGCCGCCATCTTGTCGTAGCCTGAGCTCCCCCTAGAAATAGCAGCACCAGAGGCCTCACCATATAaggagacgaggtggccgagtggttaaggcgatggactgctaatccattgtgctctgcacgcgtgggttcgaatcccatcctcgtcgtcaTTTTATCCTTCCACCTTTGTATAGAGTGCCATGACGTCACATACAGCAGTGGGATCACTCCGCCAGACAGTGCAGAGGAGGCCGCACTACATATTTTAATGTTAAGTTGATTTGTACACCTATGGAATTGCATTCCTTCTTCTCGGCTGCCTGGGGCGGACATTTTTAGTTGCTGGTGTATAAATGGCAGAGTGTGACGTAGCAAAGGTGGGCGCCCCTGTACCATAGGAGCTGTGTCCTATGCAGGCACGTCATGGTGTGCAGCCAGGTGACAGCTGTAGGTGGAGCCTGGCACCATGTTACTGTAGCCAGGAGCTGTAATGGCCGGGATCTGAGCAGAGCTGTCACATCACTGCGGCGCTAAGATCACAGTAACGACCAGTGAGTGATCGCCAGATGTGAGCACCGGCGCTGCGACGGTGACGTCATACAGTAACGTGGACTCACCGCTGGTCAATACTGGGATCTGAGAGCCAGAGTGACATGACGGCTCTACTCCAATCACAGTAACGACCAGTGAGTGATCGCCAGGTGTGAGCACCGGAGCTGCGGCCGTGACGTCATACAGTAACGTGGACTCACCACTGGTCAATACTGGGATCTGAGAGCCAGAGTGACATGACGGCTCTACTCCAATCACAGTAACGACCAGTGAGTGATCGCCAGGTGTGAGCACCGGCGCTGCGACGGTGACGTCATACAGTAACGTGGACTCACCGCTGGTCAATACTGGGATCTGAGAGCCAGAGTGACATGACGGCTCTACTCCAATCACAGTAACGACCAGTGAGTGATCGCCAGGTGTGAGCACCGGCGCTGCGGCCGTGACGTCATACAGTAACGTGGACTCACCGCTGGTCAATACTGGGATCTGAGAGCCAGAATGACATGACGGCTCTACTCCAATCACAGTAACGACCAGTGAGTGATCGCCAGGTGTGAGCACCGGCGCTGCGACCGTGACGTCATACAGTAACGTGGACTCACCACTGGTCAATACTGGGATCTGAGAGCCAGAATGACATGACGGCTCTACTCCAATCACAGTAACGACCAGTGAGTGATCGCCAGGTGTGAGCACCGGCGCTGCGGCCGTGACGTCATACAGTAACGTGGACTCACCACTGGTCAATACTGGGATCTGAGAGCCAGAATGACATGACGGCTCTACTCCAATCACAGTAACGACCAGTGAGTGATCGCCAGGTGTGAGCACCGGCGCTGCGACCGTGACATCATACAGTAACGTGGACTCACCGCTGGTCAATACTGGGATCTGAGAGCCAGAGTGACATGACGGCTCTACTCCAATCACAGTAACGACCAGTGAGTGATCGCCAGGTGTGAGCACCGGCGCTGCGACGGTGACGTCATACAGTAACGTGGACTCACCGCTGGTCAATACTGGGATCTGAGAGCCAGAGTGACATGACGGCTCTACTCCGATCACAGTAACGACCAGTGAGTGATCGCCAGGTGTGAGCACCGGCGCTGCGACCGTGACGTCATACAGTAACGTGGACTCACCGGTGGTCAATACTGGGATCTGAGAGCCAGAGTGACATGACGGCTCTACTCCAATCACAGTAACGACCAGTGAGTGATCGCCAGGTGTGAGCACCGGCGCTGCGACCGTGACGTCATACAGTAACGTGGACTCACCGCTGGTCAATACTGGGATCTGAGAGCCAGAATGACATGACGGCTCTACTCCAATCACAGTAACGACCAGTGAGTGATTGCCAGGTGTCAGCACCGGCGCTGCGACGGTGACGTCATACGGTAACGTGGACTCACCGCTGGTCAATACTGGGATCTGAGAGCCAGAATGACATGACGGCTCTACTCCAATCACAGTAACGACCAGTGAGTGATCGCCAGGTGTGAGCACCGGCGCTGCGACCGTGACGTCATACAGTAACGTGGACTCACCGCTGGTCAATACTGGGATCTGAGAGCCAGAATGACATGACGGCTCTACTCCAATCACAGTAACGACCAGTGAGTGATCGCCAGGTGTGAGCACCGGCGCTGCGGCCGTGACGTCATACAGTAACGTGGACTCACCACTGGTCAATACTGGGATCTGAGAGCCAGAATGACATGACGGCTCTACTCCAATCACAGTAACGACCAGTGAGTGATCGCCAGGTGTGAGCACCGGCGCTGCGACCGTGACGTCATACAGTAACGTGGACTCACCGCTGGTCAATACTGGGATCTGAGAGCCAGAATGACATGACGGCTCTACTCCAATCACAGTAACGACCAGTGAGTGATCGCCAGGTGTGAGCACCGGCGCTGCGACCGTGACGTCATACAGTAACGTGGACTCACCGCTGGTCAATACTGGGATCTGAGAGCCAGAGTGACATGACGGCTCTACTCCAATCACAGTAACGACCAGTGAGTGATCGCCAGGTGTGAGCACCGGCGCTGCGACCGTGACGTCATACAGTAACGTGGACTCACCGCTGGTCAATACTGGGATCTGAGAGCCAGAGTGACATGACGGCTCTACTCCGATCACAGTAACGACCAGTGAGTGATCGCCAGGTGTGAGCACCGGCGCTGCGACCGTGACGTCATACAGTAACGTGGACTCACCGGTGGTCAACACTGGGATCTGAGAGCCAGAGTGACATGACGGCTCTACTCCAATCACAGTAACGACCAGTGAGTGATCGCCAGATGTGAGCACCGGCGCTGCGACGGTGACGTCATACAGTAACGTGGACTCACCGCTGGTCAATACTGGGATCTGAGAGCCAGAGTGACATGACGGCTCTACTCCAATCACAGTAACGACCAGTGAGTGATCGCCAGGTGTGAGCACCGGCGCTGCGACCGTGACGTCATACAGTAACGTGGACTCACCGGTGGTCAATACTGGGATCTGAGAGCCAGAGTGACATGACGGCTCTACTCCAATCACAGTAACGACCAGTGAGTGATCGCCAGATGTGAGCACCGGCGCTGCGACGGTGACGTCATACAGTAACGTGGACTCACCGCTGGTCAATACTGGGATCTGAGAGCCAGAGTGACATGACGGCTCTACTCCAATCACAGTAACGACCAGTGAGTGATCGCCAGGTGTGAGCACCGGCGCTGCGACGGTGACGTCATACAGTAACGTGGACTCACCGCTGGTCAATACTGGGATCTGAGAGCCAGAGTGACATGACGGCTCTACTCCAATCACAGTAACGACCAGTGAGTGATCGCCAGGTGTGAGCACCGGAGCTGCGGCCGTGACGTCATACAGTAACGTGGACTCACCACTGGTCAATACTGTGATCTGAGAGCCAGAATGACATGACGGCTCTACTCCAATCACAGTAACGACCAGTGAGTGATCGCCAGGTGTGAGCACCGGCGCTGCGGCCGTGACGTCATACAGTAACGTGGACTCACCGCTGGTCAATACTGGGATCTGAGAGCCAGAATGACATGACGGCTCTACTCCAATCACAGTAACGACCAGTGAGTGATCGCCAGGTGTGAGCACCGGCGCTGCGACCGTGACGTCATACAGTAACGTGGACTCACCACTGGTCAATACTGGGATCTGAGAGCCAGAATGACATGACGGCTCTACTCCAATCACAGTAACGACCAGTGAGTGATCGCCAGGTGTGAGCACCGGCGCTGCGGCCGTGACGTCATACAGTAACGTGGACTCACCACTGGTCAATACTGGGATCTGAGAGCCAGAATGACATGACGGCTCTACTCCAATCACAGTAACGA
Encoded here:
- the AURKB gene encoding aurora kinase B; this translates as MSYKENLNPYSKFATPTTASGPHRVLRKDPGSSISVMAGRVTATDSQGEKAMDCPKRKFTIEDFDIGRPLGKGKFGNVYLARDKQNKFIMALKVLFKSQLEKESVEHQLRREIEIQSHLRHPNILRMYNYFHDKKRIYLMLEYAPRGELYKELQKYGRFDEQRSATFIEELADALHYCHERKVIHRDIKPENLLMGYKGELKIADFGWSVHAPSLRRRTMCGTLDYLPPEMIEGRTHDEKVDLWCAGVLCYEFLVGVPPFESPSHSETHRRIVKIDLKFPTFLSEGSKDLITKLLRYVPAQRLSLKGVMEHPWVKANSRRILPPAYSQTK